A region from the Aegilops tauschii subsp. strangulata cultivar AL8/78 chromosome 5, Aet v6.0, whole genome shotgun sequence genome encodes:
- the LOC109732151 gene encoding pentatricopeptide repeat-containing protein At1g71460, chloroplastic, with protein MAITMASTSSPVAALKHPHFLDSKPLKPLKRARTRSCALADADAAAAAPRTSQAELRPDSKNAPALSAEIRRLVRAGRLRSALCLLDHLSHRGVPASPSAFTALLSACRSLAHARQIHAHLRVHGLDSNEFLLARLVEVYLAVGAAEEARQVLGGLPRASAFSWNALLHGHVRRGRREAGDAVAGGFVEMRAAGANANEYTYGCVLKSISGSARPSMVMATATHAMLVKNAFAGAPGMLMTGLMDVYFRCGKVKLAMMVFEEMPERDVVAWGAVISGFAHKGMKREALEHFRWMVENGVKVNSVVLTSIVPVIGDLRARNLGREIHVLVLKKFPDRKDVAKVHAGLVDMYCKCGDMVSGRRVFYSTKKRNAVSWTALMSGYASNGRPDQALRCIVWMQQEGIRPDLVAVGTVLPVCTKLRALSEGKEIHAYALRRWFLPNVSLCTSLITLYGACCHLEYSRRVFHAMDKKTVRAWTALVDAYLKNRDSSTAIEVFRSMLLSNRRPDAVAITRILSACSDIGALQLGKEVHGQVLKLRMEPLPLVAAELVNMYGRCGDLKAAQRVFNRTESKGSLTCTAIIEAYAINQRHKEALDLFSWMLSNNFAPTIVTFNVVLRICDAAGLHDEALEIFDSMVQGYNLEASEENYDCIISLLTSAGRTAEAQCFADLKAALFSSPAPFLDFEQH; from the coding sequence ATGGCCATTACCATGGCCTCGACCTCCTCCCCTGTCGCCGCCCTGAAGCACCCCCATTTTCTAGACTCCAAGCCCCTCAAGCCTCTCAAACGCGCGAGAACCCGCTCATGCGCCctcgccgacgccgacgccgccgcggccgccccCCGCACGTCCCAAGCGGAGCTCCGGCCGGACTCTAAAAACGCGCCCGCGCTCTCCGCTGAGATCCGCCGTCTCGTTCGTGCAGGCCGCCTTCGCTCTGCGCTCTGCCTCCTCGACCATTTATCCCACCGCGGCGTCCCAGCGAGCCCCTCAGCCTTCACTGCTCTCCTCTCCGCAtgccgctccctcgcccacgcccGTCAGATCCACGCCCACCTCCGTGTCCACGGCCTTGACTCCAATGAGTTTCTCCTAGCTAGGCTCGTCGAGGTTTATCTTGCGGTCGGTGCTGCTGAGGAGGCCCGCCAGGTGCTCGGCGGTTTGCCCAGGGCCAGTGCCTTCTCGTGGAATGCTTTGCTCCACGGGCACGTTCGCAGGGGGCGGAGAGAGGCAGGGGATGCTGTCGCTGGCGGGTTTGTGGAGATGCGTGCTGCTGGGGCTAATGCGAACGAGTACACGTACGGCTGTGTCCTCAAGTCCATCTCTGGGAGTGCCAGGCCATCCATGGTCATGGCCACCGCCACACACGCCATGCTGGTCAAGAATGCATTTGCAGGTGCGCCGGGCATGCTGATGACTGGCCTCATGGATGTCTACTTCAGGTGCGGGAAGGTGAAGCTGGCGATgatggtgtttgaggaaatgccAGAGAGGGATGTTGTTGCATGGGGGGCAGTGATTTCTGGGTTCGCACACAAGGGGATGAAGAGGGAGGCACTGGAGCATTTCCGGTGGATGGTGGAAAATGGAGTCAAGGTGAACTCGGTGGTGCTCACCTCAATCGTGCCAGTTATTGGTGATTTACGTGCACGGAACTTAGGGAGGGAGATTCATGTGTTGGTGCTGAAGAAGTTTCCAGACCGTAAAGATGTAGCAAAGGTCCACGCAGGGCTGGTAGACATGTACTGCAAATGCGGCGATATGGTCTCTGGGAGGCGAGTGTTCTATAGCACCAAGAAGAGGAATGCTGTCTCATGGACAGCATTAATGTCTGGGTATGCATCCAATGGGAGGCCAGATCAGGCGCTGAGGTGCATAGTTTGGATGCAGCAAGAAGGAATCCGACCAGATCTTGTTGCGGTTGGTACTGTTCTCCCAGTATGCACAAAATTGCGAGCATTGAGCGAGGGGAAGGAAATCCATGCATATGCTTTGAGGAGGTGGTTCCTGCCAAATGTCTCATTATGCACTTCACTCATCACCCTGTACGGTGCATGCTGTCATTTAGAATACTCTCGCAGGGTGTTTCATGCTATGGATAAGAAAACTGTACGAGCTTGGACTGCATTGGTTGATGCCTACCTAAAGAACAGAGACTCTTCAACTGCTATTGAAGTGTTTAGATCAATGCTGCTGTCGAACCGTCGGCCTGATGCTGTTGCCATCACCAGGATACTGAGTGCCTGCTCTGATATTGGAGCATTACAACTCGGCAAGGAAGTTCATGGTCAGGTGTTGAAGTTGCGGATGGAACCTCTCCCGTTAGTTGCGGCAGAACTTGTTAACATGTATGGCAGGTGTGGGGACCTGAAGGCAGCACAGAGGGTGTTCAATCGAACAGAGTCCAAGGGATCCCTGACGTGCACTGCAATAATAGAAGCTTATGCAATCAACCAGCGGCACAAGGAGGCACTGGATCTCTTTTCATGGATGCTGTCAAATAACTTTGCCCCAACTATTGTCACCTTCAATGTGGTTCTGAGAATCTGTGATGCAGCAGGATTGCATGATGAAGCTCTCGAGATTTTTGACTCCATGGTACAAGGGTACAACCTGGAAGCATCTGAAGAGAATTATGACTGCATCATCAGCCTTCTTACTAGTGCTGGCAGGACTGCCGAAGCACAGTGTTTTGCTGATTTGAAAGCTGCACTGTTTAGTTCACCTGCTCCTTTTTTGGATTTTGAACAGCACTAA